The following proteins are co-located in the Megalobrama amblycephala isolate DHTTF-2021 linkage group LG12, ASM1881202v1, whole genome shotgun sequence genome:
- the LOC125280461 gene encoding olfactory receptor 5M3-like yields the protein MDNMSYPVILTLMVPKESKSYRHIYFTCFFIIYLLILSINIRLVMIIIMTKALHEPMYIFLSYLCVNGVYGATGFYPKILSDLMLDSYVISSLMCALQIFVIYSSLLSEFTILTVMSYDRYVAICKPLDYHSKITNFTCVKLILFSWILPNGVSATAILLSYLRPFCKYHIDKLYCDNWSVVKLSCTSSFVNNIYGYIFALLFISCAVIVIVSYVKLISACKTSLENRRKFWQTCLPHMLSLINFTFALLFDITYSRYGSNDIPESLRHFLALELVIVPPVFNPVMYGLNIRTVRRVFFSCISARVNVLEAKKA from the coding sequence ATGGATAACATGTCTTATCCTGTGATACTGACTCTCATGGTGCCCAAAGAATCTAAATCATACAGACATAtatacttcacttgtttttttatcatttatctgcTTATATTGTCAATTAATATACGTCTTGTTATGATCATTATCATGACAAAAGCACTTCATGAACCGATGTACATATTCTTGTCTTATCTGTGTGTAAATGGGGTTTATGGAGCCACAGGATTCTACCCTAAAATTCTGTCTGATTTAATGTTGGATTCATATGTGATCTCCTCTCTCATGTGTGCTCTGCAGATCTTTGTTATTTACAGCTCTTTACTGAGTGAGTTTACAATATTAACAGTGATGTCTTATGATAGATATGTAGCCATATGCAAACCTTTAGATTATCATTCCAAAATAACTAACTTCACCTGTGTGAAATTAATTCTGTTTTCATGGATTCTTCCCAACGGCGTCTCAGCTACAGCAATCCTGTTATCATACTTGAGGCCATTTTGTAAATATCACATCGATAAATTATATTGTGACAACTGGTCAGTTGTAAAACTGTCTTGTACATCATCTTTTGTGAATAATATCTATGGATATATTTTTGCTCTTTTATTTATTAGCTGTGCAGTTATTGTCATAGTGTCCTATGTTAAGCTGATCTCTGCATGTAAAACATCTTTAGAAAACAGAAGGAAATTCTGGCAAACGTGTCTGCCACACATGTTATCACTGATAAATTTCacttttgctttgctttttgaTATAACGTATAGCAGATATGGTTCAAATGACATTCCAGAGAGTCTGCGTCATTTTTTGGCTTTAGAGTTAGTTATAGTCCCTCCTGTTTTTAATCCTGTAATGTACGGGTTAAATATTAGGACAGTGCgcagagtttttttctcgtgtATTTCAGCAAGAGTGAATGTTTTAGAAGCTAAAAAGGCTTAA
- the LOC125280462 gene encoding cilia- and flagella-associated protein 74-like, whose amino-acid sequence MFSQPGCEPIVVSVCGVAESAPVWVTKPNIDLKICMYDRLYQDSIEVQSRASSALRLTFKVCKEMRKHMSVLPKTGFIQAKSSFSAQLKFLPR is encoded by the exons atgttttCTCAACCTGGTTGTGAACCG ATTGTGGTTTCAGTTTGTGGGGTGGCAGAGAGCGCACCTGTGTGGGTGACCAAGCCAAATATTGACCTGAAAATCTGCATGTATGATCGCCTTTATCAGGACAGCATCGAAGTTCAAAGCAG gGCCAGCTCAGCTCTGAGATTGACATTCAAGGTGTGTAAAGAGATGAGGAAACACATGTCTGTCCTGCCTAAAACAGGATTTATCCAGGCCAAATCCAGCTTCAGTGCTCAGCTGAAATTTCTGCCCAGGTAG